A stretch of Vibrio sp. B1FLJ16 DNA encodes these proteins:
- a CDS encoding SUMF1/EgtB/PvdO family nonheme iron enzyme, which produces MTYHFSLLSLIYMFVGAIFSTNLYASDASESDELVKEFPLPDNVSIKFRPVFLGLDGNQIFSAKRVKLGSREGVNSYEEHLSITSLGGSFTALNEGRNEWLYYLGETEVSVRQWNAVMRWWQKEKGEDIEPVDNSLLPQTGKTPAEILTFIEALNIYLTKNQINELPRYGNAVGYVRLPTEVEWEFAARGGNEVSPEVFDRHYPYEEGGVMSIEGYEWYRRSSGGKLKETGSSDLKQNPLKLYDMLGNASEITYGIFGHDFLFARYGGLVIRGGNFDDELDDLKVSKRAEYKGYDPYSKRDKRVGFRLALGTFVSGAGFSEDQLADGFDDYLNSVGGVGWSSLHGQSNLSFESLNDLISYMKERINQLDHDVKDLNQQNETIQSNYTDLKSILNKKASELAALQRELDAEKAKNEDLATFVDKSSVEQKTLTLIKAKDSEISRLQAERFRLNQTVNKQNDELKRAESIEKRNRVLQQELDDAIRGRKLAEFETEKNEKRIVLAEKRLLEALVRVAGYNLFTAWRNLKAIEIKKKAGSALSQDAWAINESEAESMLKEYRKYVIQIVDNTDHNLFPEIKSKITGWLEDNNISQEQIKGMDLLERHINEVKQGKYPQLDYLYKNLLTELEIRE; this is translated from the coding sequence ATGACTTACCATTTTTCCTTATTGTCATTGATTTATATGTTTGTTGGTGCGATTTTCAGCACCAACCTTTATGCATCGGATGCGTCAGAATCTGATGAATTAGTAAAAGAGTTCCCGTTGCCAGACAACGTCTCTATCAAGTTTCGGCCTGTTTTTTTAGGACTTGATGGCAATCAGATTTTTTCCGCAAAAAGAGTGAAGCTTGGATCGCGTGAGGGTGTGAATAGCTATGAAGAGCATCTTTCAATTACAAGTCTAGGTGGTTCGTTTACTGCACTAAATGAAGGTCGAAATGAGTGGCTATATTATCTAGGTGAAACAGAAGTTTCGGTTAGGCAGTGGAACGCTGTAATGCGTTGGTGGCAGAAAGAAAAAGGGGAGGACATCGAACCGGTAGACAACTCATTACTTCCTCAAACAGGTAAGACTCCAGCTGAAATACTGACATTTATCGAAGCTTTGAATATTTATTTAACGAAAAATCAAATAAATGAATTACCAAGGTATGGTAACGCTGTGGGCTATGTTCGTTTACCTACTGAGGTTGAGTGGGAGTTTGCTGCTCGTGGTGGCAACGAGGTATCCCCAGAAGTTTTTGATCGACATTACCCTTATGAGGAAGGGGGAGTAATGTCAATAGAAGGTTATGAATGGTATAGGCGATCGTCAGGAGGGAAGCTTAAAGAGACGGGGTCAAGCGATCTTAAGCAAAACCCTTTGAAATTGTATGACATGCTAGGTAATGCGTCAGAAATTACTTACGGTATTTTCGGTCATGACTTTCTGTTTGCACGATATGGTGGTTTAGTCATTCGTGGAGGAAATTTCGATGATGAACTTGATGATCTGAAAGTTTCTAAACGTGCAGAGTATAAAGGTTACGATCCCTACAGCAAGCGAGATAAAAGAGTAGGATTTCGACTCGCTTTAGGAACGTTCGTAAGCGGGGCTGGGTTTAGCGAAGATCAACTAGCTGATGGCTTCGATGATTATCTAAATAGTGTTGGTGGTGTAGGTTGGTCTTCTTTGCATGGACAAAGTAATTTGTCATTTGAGTCTTTAAACGATCTAATCAGTTACATGAAAGAAAGAATCAATCAACTAGATCACGATGTTAAAGATTTAAATCAGCAGAATGAAACTATCCAATCTAATTACACTGATTTAAAAAGTATTCTAAATAAAAAGGCTAGCGAGCTAGCGGCCTTACAAAGAGAGCTAGATGCAGAAAAAGCGAAGAACGAAGATTTAGCGACCTTTGTTGATAAAAGTTCCGTCGAACAGAAAACGCTTACTTTAATTAAAGCCAAAGACTCTGAAATCTCGCGTTTGCAAGCAGAGCGATTTAGGCTGAATCAAACGGTTAATAAGCAGAACGATGAGCTGAAAAGAGCAGAGTCAATTGAGAAACGGAACCGTGTTTTACAACAGGAATTAGATGATGCAATACGCGGACGTAAGCTAGCTGAATTCGAGACTGAGAAGAACGAAAAACGGATAGTGCTTGCAGAAAAACGTCTGCTGGAGGCTTTAGTTCGTGTGGCTGGTTATAATCTGTTCACCGCTTGGAGGAATTTAAAAGCGATTGAAATTAAAAAGAAAGCAGGTAGTGCGCTGAGCCAAGATGCGTGGGCGATTAATGAAAGCGAAGCGGAAAGTATGTTGAAGGAATACCGAAAATATGTAATTCAAATTGTTGATAATACAGACCATAACTTATTTCCTGAAATAAAATCAAAAATCACCGGCTGGTTAGAGGATAATAATATAAGTCAAGAGCAAATTAAGGGGATGGATTTATTGGAGAGGCATATCAACGAAGTTAAACAGGGCAAATACCCGCAGTTAGACTATCTTTATAAAAACCTTCTTACTGAGTTAGAAATAAGAGAGTGA
- a CDS encoding leucine-rich repeat domain-containing protein, protein MIAVKKNRNVVLAFFLLQLYLLVTVVSTTDLQLLLLDSTLSLPLVGIPVSIRDFVHLAPGILIALQYNLYINLHEHVRTLQAWLGHKDNNQISNLDLLHAFMFNTRAKYDVFPITPEKGDKTQQRRSRNYYLINAIIVGMISILPLALLVLIGWKYANYQSYGTTAFHGACILLSVYLHLVLWLPIQYPQKFTHQVESKLEKGTDATVKQKVIQFFKSLRSEFETCKSRFKASKYEKYYLTLAIGAIALRVGGLIAADMVPQTLKPLVDSQNTSWLIPHIDVTSQIQVLNSRTTEDGNSLFSEKDKITHDVNAQAATEQNVETTFRNRENCQTDNQLPKIRLEGRNLRLARLSDNDYCGVDFSNADLRGSVLNRALIDGDLTGANLSYSAIENTLFLPGTNLSRANLDYANITLSNLSGVNMTDISAENTSFVGIIAEGAQTRFTSANLTNAQFIRAQLNKATFRGSRMSGVVFSLSRLAGVDFRYIYEADDDTRKDTPIVFLHSEIKHCRVNSMMVLNHIEQFEQANCYIEIGKEETYAALTTEDKAKIYLIRQSFSQEAFNNFSGPDITPDAIISNALARGQDSLDLRGFGLVELPVKALSLKNLKHLKLSNNKLDSEQLALIAISFPKLEVLDLSNNLIGALPPEVGYLVSLKEMELSGNKLTTLPLEVSKLRSLKSLSISNNQITTLPSEIGQLTVLEVLNVSDNQLITLPSGLGHLSTLKELTVSLNGLTELPPELFQLSRLERLNVSGNELILISPEIAQLTSLEVLDISENPLANLPKEMFQLNTLKGLDISGSENLNQMTSLPTEVAQLSALEKLNISHNKLTELPIEVGQLSSLKSLDVSHNKLSNLPASLSQLSELERLEVSYNTLISLPEDIGQLAALKEMSVNHNELITLPEKIGQLLSLDRLSISNNQLIDLPTQIGQLNSLKRLDVSGNELLDLPANVGQLIILEDINISANQLTVLPSEIGELSGLEELNVSRNQLTSLPKEIGRLSTLKRLDVSHNKLTNLPAQIGQLRALKWLDVYDNNLTTLSPPIGQLISLRELFLNGNQLVSLPAQIGQLRALERLDLNQNQLTRLPSEIGALSTLKRLDINENQLVSLPAQIGQLRSLEWLDINNNELTSLPPEIGQLSALKRLDVMDNQLTALPPEIGQLKALRRLLVSGNALFTLPPSIAGLSTLERLEASQNQLTYLPPQICKQGLLINLLNFRELCEVEE, encoded by the coding sequence ATGATAGCAGTAAAAAAAAATCGAAACGTAGTGCTCGCTTTTTTTCTTTTGCAACTTTATCTACTCGTTACTGTTGTGAGTACTACTGATCTACAGTTACTACTATTAGATAGTACTCTGAGTTTACCTTTAGTCGGAATTCCCGTTTCGATTAGAGACTTTGTACATTTAGCCCCAGGGATTTTGATTGCTTTACAATACAACCTGTATATCAACCTCCACGAGCACGTTCGAACATTACAAGCTTGGTTAGGTCACAAGGATAACAATCAAATATCTAACCTCGATCTGTTGCATGCGTTTATGTTCAACACCCGAGCCAAATACGACGTGTTCCCTATAACACCTGAAAAAGGAGATAAAACTCAGCAACGTCGTTCAAGAAACTATTATTTAATCAATGCCATCATTGTGGGAATGATATCAATTCTTCCTTTAGCGTTGCTTGTATTAATCGGTTGGAAATATGCAAATTATCAAAGTTATGGAACAACCGCCTTCCATGGGGCTTGCATACTTTTGTCTGTTTATTTGCACTTAGTCCTCTGGCTTCCCATCCAGTACCCGCAGAAATTCACACACCAAGTAGAGAGCAAACTAGAAAAGGGTACTGACGCCACTGTCAAACAAAAGGTTATCCAGTTCTTTAAGAGCTTAAGGTCTGAGTTTGAAACCTGTAAGTCTCGATTTAAGGCTAGCAAGTATGAAAAGTATTATTTAACTTTGGCGATAGGTGCTATTGCTCTTCGTGTAGGGGGACTTATTGCCGCAGACATGGTCCCGCAAACGCTAAAACCTCTGGTTGATAGCCAAAATACTTCTTGGCTGATTCCACATATCGACGTCACTTCTCAGATTCAAGTCTTGAACAGTCGAACTACAGAAGATGGTAATTCTCTATTTTCTGAAAAAGATAAAATCACGCACGATGTTAACGCTCAAGCTGCAACAGAACAAAATGTAGAGACAACATTCAGAAATAGAGAAAATTGTCAGACAGATAACCAGCTACCTAAGATTCGACTCGAAGGTCGAAATCTGAGGCTAGCCCGGTTATCTGATAACGATTATTGTGGTGTAGATTTCTCTAACGCTGACTTGCGGGGCTCTGTTCTTAACCGTGCACTTATCGATGGTGATTTGACTGGAGCCAATCTTTCTTACTCTGCAATCGAAAACACCCTTTTTCTACCCGGCACTAATCTCTCAAGAGCAAACCTCGATTATGCGAATATTACTCTGTCGAATTTAAGCGGTGTCAATATGACAGATATATCCGCTGAGAATACTTCTTTCGTCGGTATCATAGCCGAGGGGGCACAAACCCGATTTACCAGTGCAAACCTAACAAATGCACAATTTATTCGAGCGCAGTTAAATAAAGCGACATTTCGCGGTAGTCGTATGAGCGGAGTTGTTTTTTCCCTCTCTCGATTAGCTGGAGTGGATTTTAGGTACATCTATGAAGCCGATGACGATACTCGAAAGGATACGCCAATCGTATTCTTACATAGTGAAATTAAACACTGCCGTGTTAATTCGATGATGGTCTTGAATCATATTGAACAATTTGAACAAGCAAATTGCTACATAGAAATCGGAAAAGAGGAAACTTACGCTGCACTTACAACAGAAGATAAAGCAAAAATCTATTTAATAAGGCAAAGCTTCTCGCAAGAGGCGTTCAATAATTTCTCAGGTCCAGATATAACACCTGATGCAATTATTTCTAACGCACTGGCGCGAGGTCAAGATAGTTTAGATCTAAGAGGTTTTGGTCTTGTTGAATTGCCTGTTAAGGCGCTGTCACTAAAAAATCTCAAACACTTAAAATTATCAAATAACAAACTAGATTCGGAGCAATTAGCATTAATAGCGATATCTTTCCCAAAGCTTGAAGTGCTAGATTTGAGTAATAATTTGATAGGGGCATTGCCACCAGAGGTAGGTTACTTGGTCTCATTGAAGGAAATGGAGCTAAGTGGAAATAAGTTGACCACGCTACCGCTGGAAGTGAGTAAGTTAAGATCATTAAAGAGTCTCTCTATAAGTAATAACCAGATAACAACGTTACCTTCAGAAATAGGTCAGCTGACGGTATTGGAAGTGCTTAACGTTAGTGATAATCAGTTAATTACCTTGCCATCTGGGTTGGGTCACTTAAGCACGTTGAAAGAGCTAACTGTTAGTTTAAATGGATTAACCGAATTGCCTCCGGAATTATTTCAGCTGAGCAGGTTAGAGAGGCTGAATGTAAGTGGTAATGAATTGATACTCATCTCGCCTGAGATAGCTCAATTGACGTCACTGGAGGTACTGGATATTAGCGAAAACCCGTTGGCCAACTTGCCGAAAGAAATGTTCCAATTAAATACGTTGAAGGGATTAGATATTAGTGGGAGCGAGAACCTGAATCAAATGACTAGCTTACCGACAGAGGTTGCTCAATTAAGTGCATTGGAGAAATTAAATATTAGTCATAACAAACTGACTGAATTACCGATAGAGGTAGGTCAGTTAAGCTCATTGAAAAGCCTGGATGTTAGTCATAATAAGCTGAGTAACTTGCCAGCGTCTTTATCTCAGCTAAGCGAGTTGGAGAGGTTAGAAGTCAGTTATAACACATTGATATCCTTACCTGAAGATATAGGCCAACTGGCTGCACTTAAGGAAATGTCAGTCAATCATAATGAGTTGATCACCTTGCCAGAAAAAATAGGTCAATTGTTATCATTAGATAGGCTATCTATTAGTAACAATCAGTTAATTGATTTACCAACTCAGATAGGTCAGTTGAACTCACTCAAGAGGCTAGACGTCAGTGGCAACGAGTTACTTGATTTACCAGCGAATGTCGGTCAGTTGATTATATTGGAAGATATAAATATTAGTGCTAACCAATTAACTGTCTTGCCATCAGAGATAGGTGAGTTAAGCGGGTTGGAAGAGTTGAATGTCAGTCGTAACCAACTGACTTCTTTGCCAAAGGAAATCGGTCGGTTGAGCACGTTGAAGAGGTTGGACGTGAGTCATAATAAGTTGACTAACCTACCAGCGCAGATTGGTCAATTGAGAGCGTTAAAGTGGTTGGATGTTTATGACAATAATTTAACCACCTTATCTCCCCCGATAGGACAATTAATCTCCTTGCGGGAACTGTTTCTTAATGGAAACCAGTTAGTTAGCTTACCAGCTCAAATAGGTCAGCTAAGAGCATTGGAAAGGCTGGATCTCAATCAGAACCAGTTAACGAGGTTACCTTCGGAGATAGGTGCTTTGAGTACATTAAAGAGGCTAGACATTAATGAAAACCAGTTGGTTAGCTTACCGGCACAAATAGGTCAGTTGAGATCGTTGGAATGGCTAGACATCAATAATAACGAGTTAACCTCATTACCGCCCGAGATAGGTCAGTTGAGCGCATTGAAAAGATTAGATGTCATGGATAATCAGTTAACAGCGTTGCCGCCCGAGATAGGTCAGTTGAAAGCATTAAGAAGACTACTTGTTAGTGGAAATGCCTTGTTCACCTTGCCGCCCAGTATAGCTGGCTTGAGCACTTTGGAGAGGTTGGAAGCTAGTCAGAACCAGTTGACTTACTTACCTCCACAAATATGTAAACAAGGCTTATTAATAAATTTACTCAATTTTAGAGAGCTGTGCGAGGTTGAGGAATAA
- the ylqF gene encoding ribosome biogenesis GTPase YlqF, translated as MVNNSIQWFPGHMHKARKEIEEAIPQVDVIIEVLDARIPFSSENPLISQIRGDKPVVKVLNKRDLADPELTQLWIDHLEQEQNVKAMAITTSEPQEVHKIMELCRKLAPHREEIGKNIRTMIMGIPNVGKSTIINTLAGRTIAVTGNQPAVTRRQQRINLQNGIVLSDTPGILWPKVENPHSGFRLAATGAVKDTAMEYDEVAFYTIEYLAAHYAEKLKQRYQIEEMPESDIEIMEEIGRRRGALRAGGRVDLHKVSEILLHELRQGTLGQITLERPEMITQELIEVEIETARKEEEKAKRKEERRKRYLRNKR; from the coding sequence ATGGTTAACAACTCAATCCAGTGGTTTCCTGGCCACATGCACAAAGCACGTAAAGAGATCGAAGAAGCTATCCCTCAGGTGGATGTGATCATCGAAGTACTGGATGCACGTATTCCTTTTAGTAGCGAAAACCCTTTGATTTCTCAGATTCGTGGCGACAAGCCCGTCGTTAAAGTATTGAACAAGCGTGATCTGGCTGACCCTGAACTCACTCAACTCTGGATTGATCATCTTGAGCAAGAGCAGAATGTGAAAGCCATGGCGATCACGACCTCTGAGCCTCAGGAAGTCCATAAAATCATGGAGTTGTGCCGTAAACTTGCTCCTCACCGTGAAGAGATTGGCAAAAATATTCGCACTATGATCATGGGCATTCCGAACGTAGGTAAATCCACCATCATCAATACACTAGCGGGCCGTACCATTGCAGTAACTGGCAACCAACCTGCGGTCACCCGTCGTCAGCAGCGTATCAATCTTCAAAACGGCATCGTTTTATCTGATACACCGGGGATTTTGTGGCCAAAAGTAGAAAACCCGCACAGCGGTTTTCGCCTCGCAGCAACTGGCGCAGTGAAAGACACTGCCATGGAATATGATGAAGTGGCGTTTTACACGATTGAATACTTAGCAGCTCATTATGCTGAAAAGCTTAAACAGCGCTACCAGATCGAAGAGATGCCAGAATCAGATATCGAGATCATGGAAGAGATTGGCCGTCGTCGCGGTGCTCTGAGAGCTGGCGGGCGTGTAGATTTACACAAAGTGTCTGAAATCCTGCTTCACGAATTACGTCAGGGAACATTAGGGCAAATTACGTTAGAGCGCCCTGAAATGATTACTCAGGAACTTATCGAAGTAGAGATAGAAACTGCACGTAAAGAAGAAGAGAAAGCAAAACGTAAAGAAGAACGACGTAAGCGTTACTTGCGTAACAAGCGTTAA
- a CDS encoding GNAT family N-acetyltransferase: protein MDLRLAEYKDYERIAHLHAENWKRHYRGILSNSYLDKEVLDDKLLIWQIRLTNPPFNQHIVLAEEGGLLLGFACIFGNHDFERGSYIDALHVDEGYRSRGIGKQLLLEVAEWQQQYFKDSGLYLEVVSQNTSAIEFYRHIGGQECQERTWQAPGGTEVMEKVFRWSNAQSLVNGIESHVVYS from the coding sequence ATGGATTTACGATTAGCGGAATATAAGGATTACGAACGCATCGCACATTTGCATGCTGAGAATTGGAAGCGTCATTACCGAGGCATTCTAAGTAATAGCTATCTGGATAAAGAAGTACTTGATGATAAGCTACTGATATGGCAGATCCGTCTGACCAATCCTCCCTTCAATCAACATATTGTGCTCGCTGAAGAAGGTGGTCTTTTACTCGGCTTTGCGTGCATATTTGGTAATCATGACTTTGAGCGTGGTAGTTATATAGATGCGTTACACGTTGATGAGGGTTATCGCAGCCGAGGTATCGGTAAGCAGTTACTATTAGAAGTCGCTGAATGGCAGCAGCAGTACTTTAAAGACAGTGGTTTGTATCTCGAAGTTGTTTCACAAAACACTTCAGCAATAGAGTTTTACCGTCATATCGGCGGACAAGAATGCCAGGAGCGTACTTGGCAAGCGCCAGGCGGCACAGAAGTGATGGAAAAAGTGTTCCGTTGGTCGAATGCACAATCTTTAGTTAATGGCATAGAATCACACGTAGTTTATTCTTAA
- a CDS encoding fatty acid desaturase: MNQNKPPVIWLNLLIFSSSFALAFIVTPWYAYHFGFGWEHLVWGIIAFSFTNLSITAGYHRLWSHKTYEAHWILRSIFALGGAFSLQNSVLHWSSDHRVHHKHVDNNDKDPYSAKRGFWYSHIGWMLRDYNNSKENEYTNCRDLKRDKIVMWQHKYYVPLALVTNIGFPVLLGIIYGDIWGMLLVVGAVRLFMSHHTTFFINSLAHVWGKQTFTDKNTARDNGILAFFTFGEGYHNFHHIFENDYRNGVYWWHYDPTKWLIKSCSWMGLTSKLRTTSTFKIERARAAQLLKKTKEKIESRPNAQTILIQLQQEFDSLVHHMQEYYEARKDLVGQKTADVVKKYEYSICKTKYQQIKAEFNNQQRNWNLLVSRYA, encoded by the coding sequence GTGAACCAAAACAAACCACCCGTTATCTGGCTGAATTTACTTATTTTTTCTTCCAGTTTTGCACTAGCGTTTATCGTTACTCCTTGGTATGCATACCACTTTGGATTCGGCTGGGAGCATTTAGTTTGGGGGATCATTGCGTTCAGTTTTACTAATCTATCCATTACTGCTGGCTATCACCGCCTGTGGAGCCATAAAACGTATGAGGCTCACTGGATATTGCGTTCTATATTTGCACTTGGCGGTGCATTTTCTCTGCAAAATAGCGTATTACACTGGTCTTCTGATCACCGCGTACACCACAAGCACGTGGATAATAATGATAAAGACCCCTACTCGGCAAAACGCGGATTCTGGTATTCCCATATCGGCTGGATGTTACGCGATTACAACAATTCAAAAGAAAACGAATATACAAACTGCCGCGACTTAAAACGCGACAAAATCGTAATGTGGCAACACAAATACTATGTTCCGCTTGCACTGGTTACGAACATTGGTTTTCCAGTCCTGCTGGGTATAATTTATGGCGATATCTGGGGAATGCTATTGGTAGTTGGTGCAGTACGCCTGTTTATGAGTCACCACACCACCTTTTTTATCAACTCCTTGGCGCATGTTTGGGGAAAGCAGACTTTTACTGATAAGAATACAGCCCGCGATAACGGAATTTTGGCCTTTTTCACCTTTGGTGAGGGTTACCATAATTTTCATCACATTTTCGAGAACGATTACCGTAATGGCGTTTACTGGTGGCATTATGACCCGACGAAGTGGCTGATTAAATCATGCTCATGGATGGGGTTAACATCGAAATTGCGTACTACTTCCACATTCAAAATCGAAAGAGCACGAGCGGCACAATTGTTAAAGAAAACAAAGGAAAAGATCGAGTCGAGACCGAATGCGCAGACTATCCTGATTCAACTCCAACAAGAGTTTGATTCTCTCGTTCATCATATGCAGGAATATTATGAAGCGCGTAAAGATCTCGTTGGCCAAAAAACAGCAGATGTAGTGAAAAAGTACGAATATTCAATCTGCAAAACAAAGTATCAGCAGATAAAAGCAGAGTTTAATAATCAGCAGCGCAACTGGAACCTATTGGTTAGCCGGTATGCTTAA
- the dcuC gene encoding anaerobic C4-dicarboxylate transporter DcuC, with product MLELLIGLVVTIVVGYFIVKGYKVTGVLLTAGIGLLLIAGILGHQVLPSSITSTGNMVTDSLEYVKYMLQSSGGGLGMQIMLLCGFASYMTHIGANNVVVKQFSKPLSVIKSPYVLLVAAYIIACLMSLAVSSATGLGVLLMATLFPMMVAMGISRPAAVAVCASPAAIILSPTSGDVVIAAEKAGLALDVFAVQTLLPVSICAIIVMAIAAYFWNKFLDKKDNTPMKKIDVSEIEADAPAFYAILPFVPILGVFLFNGRTIPGLSLDIYTIVVASIFLGAVIHYIVNKFDGKKSLEGLEACYEGMADAFKGVVMLLVAAGTFAQGLMSVGAIDNLLNLADQAGAGGVALMLILSALTVAAAIATGSGNAPFYAFVELAPALAAKMGLNPAFLIIPMLQSSNLGRTISPVSGVVVATSGMAKISPFEVVKRTSVPVLAGLITVILGTTVLVPMSG from the coding sequence ATGCTAGAGCTATTAATCGGCTTAGTAGTGACCATTGTCGTAGGCTATTTCATTGTCAAAGGCTACAAGGTAACTGGTGTGCTGTTGACCGCTGGTATCGGTTTACTTCTTATAGCTGGCATATTAGGTCACCAGGTTCTGCCTTCAAGTATCACCTCAACCGGTAACATGGTCACAGACTCACTGGAATACGTGAAGTATATGCTTCAGTCCAGTGGCGGCGGCCTGGGTATGCAGATTATGTTGTTGTGTGGCTTTGCATCCTATATGACACATATCGGCGCGAACAACGTCGTTGTAAAACAGTTCTCCAAACCGCTCTCGGTAATTAAGTCTCCCTATGTACTGCTGGTAGCTGCTTACATCATCGCCTGCTTAATGTCTCTGGCCGTAAGCTCTGCGACTGGGTTGGGCGTGCTGTTAATGGCGACTTTATTTCCGATGATGGTTGCGATGGGTATTTCTCGCCCCGCTGCGGTCGCTGTCTGTGCATCTCCTGCGGCTATCATCCTGTCTCCGACATCCGGAGATGTGGTTATCGCTGCAGAGAAAGCCGGGCTGGCACTTGATGTATTTGCTGTTCAAACTCTTCTTCCTGTATCCATTTGTGCCATCATTGTCATGGCTATAGCCGCTTACTTTTGGAATAAGTTCTTAGATAAGAAAGACAATACCCCAATGAAAAAGATCGATGTGTCAGAAATCGAAGCAGATGCCCCCGCGTTTTATGCCATCCTGCCCTTTGTGCCTATATTAGGCGTATTTCTGTTCAATGGTCGCACTATTCCAGGCCTAAGCTTGGATATCTACACCATAGTGGTCGCTTCTATTTTTCTCGGTGCAGTAATTCACTATATTGTGAATAAGTTTGACGGCAAAAAATCTCTGGAAGGTTTAGAGGCTTGCTACGAAGGTATGGCTGATGCGTTTAAAGGCGTGGTCATGCTATTAGTCGCCGCGGGGACATTTGCCCAGGGCCTGATGTCGGTTGGCGCAATAGACAACTTACTTAACCTTGCAGATCAGGCTGGTGCAGGTGGTGTCGCATTGATGCTTATCCTGTCCGCTTTAACCGTAGCCGCAGCTATTGCGACCGGTTCTGGTAACGCACCTTTCTATGCCTTTGTTGAGCTGGCTCCGGCGCTGGCTGCGAAGATGGGTCTGAATCCGGCGTTCCTGATCATTCCTATGCTTCAATCATCAAATCTGGGCCGTACCATCTCTCCGGTTTCAGGCGTGGTCGTTGCGACTTCTGGTATGGCTAAAATCAGCCCATTTGAAGTCGTTAAACGCACCTCGGTCCCTGTACTCGCTGGATTAATAACCGTCATCCTAGGCACAACGGTTCTTGTACCAATGAGCGGATGA
- a CDS encoding LemA family protein, with the protein MTALIVLIVIILLIAAYGISIYNKLVTLRNRFKNAFAQIEVQLKRRYDLIPNLVNTAKGYMEHEKETFERVIQARNQAIAGLKAASEAPDSEAAISQLNQAEGMLQNALGKLNVVVEAYPELKANDTMTQLQEELTSTENKVAFARQAFNDAVTSYNTYKQTFPPVIFANMFGFQNGKLLEFADSEALQEAPKVEF; encoded by the coding sequence ATGACTGCACTGATTGTCCTGATCGTTATTATTCTGCTTATCGCAGCCTACGGTATTAGTATCTACAACAAGCTTGTGACCCTGCGCAATCGCTTCAAAAATGCCTTTGCCCAAATCGAAGTTCAGCTCAAGCGCCGCTACGACCTGATCCCAAATTTGGTCAATACAGCAAAAGGCTATATGGAACACGAAAAAGAGACGTTTGAGCGAGTCATTCAGGCTCGAAACCAAGCAATAGCAGGTTTGAAAGCGGCAAGTGAAGCGCCGGACAGTGAAGCCGCCATCAGCCAGCTAAACCAGGCAGAAGGCATGTTGCAAAACGCATTGGGCAAACTGAATGTCGTTGTTGAAGCCTATCCAGAGCTGAAAGCAAATGACACAATGACTCAACTTCAGGAAGAGTTAACCAGTACAGAAAACAAAGTCGCCTTCGCGCGTCAGGCGTTTAATGATGCGGTAACGAGCTACAACACATATAAGCAAACCTTCCCTCCTGTGATTTTTGCCAATATGTTCGGGTTCCAAAACGGTAAACTGCTTGAGTTCGCTGATAGTGAAGCCCTTCAAGAAGCACCAAAGGTTGAGTTCTGA